One segment of Sulfobacillus thermosulfidooxidans DSM 9293 DNA contains the following:
- a CDS encoding aspartate carbamoyltransferase catalytic subunit, which yields MHDLLTLESLSEQDIVDLLDLAQNMVEILDRPIKKVPTLRGKSIVNLFFEPSTRTRNSFELAAKYLSADVINVQKSGSSVEKGETLWDTARNLSQMAVDAVIIRHQVSGVPQQLAEILDIPVINAGDGSHEHPTQGLLDALTLRQAKGHVAGLKVAIVGDVLHSRVARSDIWALLALGARVSIVGPPSLLPSTYEELGVEVTTDLKEALEDADAIQVLRLQKERQSTGEIPSLWEYRLRWGITRKTLQYAKPDAVVLHPGPQNRGVEIDSDVLDSSRSYILQQVRNGVAVRMAALFRLLGGGHDE from the coding sequence ATGCACGATCTACTGACATTAGAAAGTCTCTCCGAACAAGATATCGTCGATTTACTGGATCTCGCGCAAAATATGGTCGAGATATTGGACAGGCCTATTAAAAAAGTTCCGACGTTGCGCGGAAAATCTATTGTAAACCTATTTTTTGAACCCAGTACCCGGACCCGCAATTCTTTTGAATTAGCCGCCAAATATCTGAGTGCTGACGTCATTAATGTGCAGAAATCGGGATCGAGTGTCGAAAAAGGGGAAACCTTATGGGATACAGCCCGGAATTTGTCGCAAATGGCAGTAGATGCCGTCATTATTCGTCATCAGGTATCCGGAGTGCCCCAACAGTTAGCTGAGATTTTGGATATTCCGGTGATTAACGCGGGCGACGGTAGCCATGAGCATCCCACTCAAGGTCTTCTCGACGCCCTGACGCTACGTCAAGCTAAAGGACACGTGGCGGGATTGAAAGTGGCGATCGTGGGCGATGTGTTGCACAGTCGGGTCGCTCGCTCGGATATTTGGGCATTGTTGGCGCTGGGAGCCCGGGTGAGCATTGTCGGTCCACCGAGTCTTTTACCGAGTACGTATGAAGAGTTGGGCGTTGAGGTTACCACCGATTTGAAAGAAGCCTTAGAGGATGCCGATGCCATTCAAGTGTTACGGTTGCAAAAGGAACGGCAAAGTACGGGTGAAATTCCCTCATTGTGGGAATACCGCTTGCGCTGGGGTATCACGCGAAAAACCCTACAGTATGCCAAACCAGATGCTGTGGTTCTTCATCCTGGTCCACAAAATCGTGGCGTCGAAATCGATTCGGATGTTTTGGATTCTTCACGGTCCTACATTTTGCAGCAAGTGCGCAATGGGGTAGCGGTCAGAATGGCCGCGCTATTTCGGTTATTAGGAGGTGGCCATGACGAATAA
- a CDS encoding dihydroorotate dehydrogenase electron transfer subunit, with protein sequence MAIENNWSKSPIIERTDVADSHVELILKSPELAKATPGQFAHVLTPGMLRRPISFSRIDRSQGEVGILFQIVGSGTQWLAQRQVGESLDVLGPLGHGFPAPDPSRPWVLVGGGVGIPPLYSAAETWISTTPNPPFVIIGARKSAWILMEEDFKGLGLAVEVTTDDGSAGYQGTVIGPLEQWLSRHENAQVYACGPTPMLKAVANLVQGQVTAYLALEQRMGCGIGACLACVVPARGEKGLSYRRVCTEGPVFRAEELMW encoded by the coding sequence ATGGCGATTGAGAATAACTGGTCCAAAAGTCCCATCATAGAACGGACTGACGTGGCAGATTCTCACGTGGAATTGATACTAAAAAGCCCGGAACTGGCGAAAGCCACTCCTGGGCAATTTGCCCACGTGTTGACACCGGGAATGTTAAGACGGCCGATATCGTTTTCCCGTATAGACAGAAGTCAGGGCGAAGTGGGCATTTTATTTCAAATCGTTGGTTCAGGCACCCAGTGGTTAGCACAGCGTCAAGTGGGAGAGAGCCTCGATGTGTTAGGCCCATTAGGACACGGCTTTCCCGCTCCCGATCCGTCTAGACCATGGGTTCTTGTAGGAGGTGGGGTCGGCATCCCTCCACTGTATAGTGCCGCAGAGACGTGGATTTCAACGACCCCAAATCCACCTTTTGTCATTATTGGTGCCAGAAAATCCGCGTGGATATTGATGGAAGAGGATTTTAAGGGCCTAGGATTAGCGGTGGAAGTGACGACAGATGATGGGAGTGCGGGTTATCAGGGTACGGTTATCGGGCCGCTTGAACAATGGCTAAGCCGACACGAGAACGCCCAAGTGTATGCGTGCGGTCCGACTCCCATGCTGAAAGCTGTTGCCAATCTGGTCCAAGGACAGGTGACGGCTTACCTGGCTTTAGAACAACGCATGGGGTGTGGCATTGGGGCATGTTTGGCCTGTGTGGTCCCAGCGAGAGGAGAAAAAGGTCTATCTTACCGGCGCGTGTGTACAGAAGGTCCCGTGTTTCGAGCAGAGGAGCTGATGTGGTAA
- a CDS encoding carbamoyl phosphate synthase small subunit: MKGALFFEDGTIFEGRLIGDITRGVAGEVVFNTAMTGYQEILTDPSYFGQIVVLTYPLIGNYGTFADAAESLFPWAEAVVIKHDAPIPSHFGGAESFDAYLKRYHKCGLADVDTRALTLYIRQRGTQHAVLGPIEMTQEQREALFAGIDLSQSVYQVTTPQAYSLGHDGDGLHVVVIDYGAKNSIMAQLVKRNMRVSVLPCTITPEELAHYAPDGVVLSNGPGDPSDFTDLLPTVRYAIDHYPTLGICLGHQLIGLAEGAPTYPLKFGHHGANHPLLDHVTGKVLITSQNHGYAVDPAPLLDRYHIRLTNLHDQTVEGFQHKEKPVLTVQHHPEAGPGPWDSHYLFDEFLDTVIQRKGLTNA; encoded by the coding sequence GTGAAAGGCGCATTGTTTTTTGAAGATGGGACAATTTTCGAGGGACGATTGATCGGGGATATCACACGCGGTGTGGCGGGGGAAGTGGTTTTTAATACCGCCATGACCGGGTATCAAGAGATTTTGACGGACCCCTCGTACTTTGGCCAAATTGTCGTTTTGACCTATCCCCTTATCGGTAATTATGGGACGTTCGCTGACGCGGCGGAATCCTTATTTCCGTGGGCGGAAGCGGTTGTTATCAAACATGATGCGCCCATTCCCTCTCATTTTGGGGGCGCCGAAAGTTTTGATGCCTATCTCAAGCGCTATCACAAATGTGGATTAGCGGATGTGGATACTAGGGCGCTCACCTTGTATATTCGGCAGCGGGGAACCCAGCACGCGGTACTGGGGCCAATCGAGATGACGCAAGAGCAACGAGAAGCGTTGTTTGCCGGGATTGACCTGTCTCAAAGTGTCTATCAAGTGACTACGCCCCAAGCATATTCTTTAGGTCATGACGGTGATGGGCTCCATGTCGTGGTGATTGATTATGGAGCGAAAAATTCTATTATGGCGCAACTCGTGAAACGCAACATGCGGGTGAGTGTGCTGCCTTGCACCATAACTCCCGAAGAACTGGCTCATTACGCTCCCGACGGTGTGGTGCTATCAAATGGTCCAGGTGATCCCAGTGATTTTACGGATCTACTGCCTACCGTGCGCTACGCCATTGACCATTATCCCACCTTGGGCATTTGTCTTGGCCATCAATTAATTGGTCTGGCTGAAGGGGCACCCACATATCCGTTGAAATTCGGCCATCATGGCGCTAATCATCCCTTGTTAGATCATGTGACAGGAAAAGTGTTGATTACATCACAAAATCATGGGTATGCCGTGGACCCGGCGCCGCTTTTGGACCGCTACCATATACGATTGACGAATTTGCATGATCAGACCGTCGAAGGATTTCAGCATAAAGAGAAGCCTGTTCTTACTGTACAGCATCATCCGGAAGCGGGTCCAGGACCTTGGGATTCTCATTATCTGTTTGATGAATTTTTAGATACGGTCATTCAACGAAAGGGGTTAACGAATGCCTAA
- the carB gene encoding carbamoyl-phosphate synthase large subunit: MPKRSDIHKVLVIGSGPIIIGQAAEFDYAGTQACRALKEEGLEVVLVNSNPATIMTDLSVADVVYLEPLTVSFLAYILGKERPDGVLATLGGQMGLNLASELGRTGVLTDLGIPLLGTPLSAIKMAEDREAFRNLMIELGHPIARSRTVTTVEEGIVFAQEIGYPVVLRPAYTLGGTGGGFAHNDEELLERLPHALALSPITQVLVEESIAGYKEVEYEVIRDQVGNTITVCNMENFDPVGIHTGDSIVVAPSQTLTDYEYQMLRTAAIDIVSHLGVVGGCNVQFALHPDGRYRVIEVNPRVSRSSALASKATGYPIARIVSKIAIGLTLPEIANPVTVNTTAAFEPALDYVVVKIPRWPFDKFPTAERRLGTQMKATGEVMAIDRTFAGGLQKAVRSLEIKRISLNRPDLEQRSDEEIWAGIVEVTDERLFFVAEGLRRGFSVEEIARRTAIDRWFVEGIADIIETESWIRQHPKRWLERARELKQKGFADQRIAELIHSTEDEVRRLRIASGIIPTYKMVDTCAGEFPAQTPYYYATYEEQNEAEPLDGPKILVIGSGPIRIGQGIEFDAASVYALNALRRLGYKAIMVNNNPETVSTDFNASDRLYFEPITLEDVLNIVDWEQPDGVVVQFGGQTAINLAEALTRHGVKIVGTDLRGLQQAEDRELFDELLEELHIKRPPGLAVTTPHQAFEAAEKIGFPLLVRPSYVLGGRAMKIVEDRAQLERYLQENHEMGADQPLLMDRYMSGLELEVDAVSDGRRVLIPAVMEHVERAGVHSGDSLAVLPPVRASESIIDQVVDISTKLCRGLGVKGLLNIQFVAVDNQVYVIEANPRSSRTVPFVIKATGVPLVDLAMEASLTGHFDERWGEGLLAAPDHFSVKMPVFSFAKLGQVDAILGPEMKSTGEVMGIDHDFSSALYKALIGGGFRLPAGGKILVTIADADKAEALPYLRELANLGYRLYATSGTLAMLSAQGIPATPVYKIRERRPHLVDLIHQGQFDLVINTITVGGDQEREGFLIRRTAVEQGILCFTSLDTVRAAIEALKGRQRQTFSVHPLNEWLHVGQVR; the protein is encoded by the coding sequence ATGCCTAAACGATCGGATATTCATAAGGTCTTGGTCATTGGTTCGGGACCCATCATCATTGGGCAAGCGGCTGAGTTTGACTATGCCGGAACCCAGGCATGTCGAGCTTTAAAAGAAGAAGGATTAGAAGTTGTCTTGGTCAATAGTAATCCGGCTACGATTATGACTGATTTGTCGGTGGCAGACGTTGTCTATTTGGAGCCTCTTACGGTGTCTTTTCTTGCCTATATCTTAGGGAAAGAGCGCCCTGATGGGGTGTTGGCAACGCTGGGAGGTCAGATGGGCTTAAATTTGGCTTCGGAACTCGGGCGTACAGGGGTGCTCACTGACCTCGGTATTCCTTTGTTAGGCACTCCTTTGTCGGCTATCAAAATGGCCGAAGATCGGGAAGCCTTCCGCAATCTGATGATCGAGTTGGGCCATCCTATTGCCAGAAGCCGAACGGTTACTACTGTAGAAGAAGGAATTGTATTTGCCCAGGAGATTGGGTATCCGGTCGTCCTCCGACCTGCTTATACCTTGGGAGGAACGGGGGGCGGATTTGCCCATAACGACGAAGAATTGTTAGAACGCTTACCCCATGCGTTAGCCTTGAGTCCTATTACCCAGGTTCTCGTGGAAGAATCGATTGCCGGATACAAAGAGGTCGAGTATGAAGTCATTCGAGACCAGGTTGGTAATACCATTACGGTTTGCAATATGGAAAATTTTGATCCGGTCGGGATTCATACCGGTGACTCGATTGTTGTGGCTCCTAGCCAAACCTTAACCGATTATGAGTACCAAATGCTGCGTACGGCAGCCATCGACATTGTTAGCCACTTAGGAGTCGTAGGAGGCTGCAATGTACAGTTCGCCTTACATCCCGATGGACGTTACCGGGTAATTGAAGTGAATCCTCGGGTCTCCCGGTCGAGTGCTCTGGCCTCAAAAGCGACGGGATATCCGATTGCGAGGATTGTCTCCAAAATCGCGATCGGCTTGACGCTGCCTGAAATCGCTAATCCCGTGACGGTGAATACCACAGCAGCCTTTGAACCGGCCCTCGATTATGTTGTTGTCAAAATTCCACGGTGGCCATTTGACAAGTTTCCGACGGCCGAACGGCGGTTGGGTACCCAAATGAAAGCGACGGGCGAAGTTATGGCCATTGACCGTACCTTCGCTGGTGGTTTGCAAAAAGCCGTGCGATCTTTGGAAATTAAGCGCATCTCGCTGAACCGACCAGACTTGGAGCAACGGTCCGATGAGGAGATTTGGGCGGGCATTGTAGAGGTGACGGATGAACGCTTGTTTTTCGTTGCGGAGGGTCTCAGACGCGGGTTTTCCGTTGAAGAGATTGCTCGCCGGACGGCCATTGACCGCTGGTTTGTGGAGGGAATTGCCGATATTATTGAGACCGAATCCTGGATTCGGCAACATCCTAAGAGGTGGCTCGAGCGTGCTCGCGAACTAAAACAAAAAGGTTTTGCCGATCAGAGGATTGCGGAATTAATTCATTCTACCGAAGACGAAGTTCGGCGTCTGCGCATCGCTTCTGGTATCATACCCACCTACAAAATGGTGGATACCTGTGCCGGTGAATTTCCTGCGCAAACTCCTTATTATTACGCCACCTATGAGGAACAAAACGAGGCAGAACCTCTCGATGGCCCGAAAATTCTCGTCATTGGGTCAGGACCTATACGAATCGGGCAAGGGATAGAATTCGATGCCGCAAGTGTTTATGCGCTTAATGCGTTGCGACGGCTGGGCTATAAAGCAATTATGGTAAACAATAACCCGGAAACGGTGTCGACTGATTTTAATGCCTCAGACCGTTTGTATTTCGAACCGATTACGCTGGAAGATGTTTTGAACATTGTCGACTGGGAACAGCCAGATGGCGTTGTCGTGCAATTTGGCGGACAAACGGCTATCAATTTGGCAGAAGCACTAACAAGACATGGAGTAAAAATCGTCGGAACCGATTTAAGGGGCTTGCAACAAGCGGAAGATCGGGAATTATTTGATGAGCTATTAGAGGAACTACACATCAAACGACCGCCTGGGTTGGCCGTGACAACCCCGCATCAAGCTTTTGAAGCCGCCGAAAAAATTGGGTTTCCGCTTCTCGTACGTCCCTCGTATGTGCTGGGGGGACGAGCCATGAAAATTGTCGAGGACCGAGCACAATTAGAACGTTACTTGCAGGAAAACCACGAAATGGGAGCAGACCAGCCGCTTTTGATGGACCGCTATATGAGTGGGCTCGAGTTGGAGGTCGATGCGGTGAGTGACGGACGGCGTGTGCTTATTCCCGCCGTCATGGAACATGTGGAACGGGCTGGTGTGCATTCTGGCGACTCTCTAGCGGTGTTGCCACCCGTGCGTGCTTCTGAAAGTATTATTGACCAAGTTGTCGACATTTCGACGAAACTCTGTCGTGGCCTAGGTGTGAAGGGACTTTTAAATATTCAGTTTGTGGCGGTAGACAATCAAGTCTATGTTATCGAAGCCAATCCCCGCTCTAGCCGAACCGTCCCCTTTGTCATTAAAGCCACGGGCGTACCCTTAGTGGATTTAGCGATGGAAGCCAGTCTCACCGGCCATTTTGATGAGCGGTGGGGCGAGGGATTATTAGCGGCACCCGATCATTTTTCTGTGAAAATGCCCGTATTTTCCTTTGCCAAACTCGGGCAGGTCGATGCCATCTTAGGCCCTGAGATGAAATCGACGGGTGAAGTTATGGGGATTGACCATGACTTTTCTAGCGCCCTTTATAAGGCATTGATTGGCGGGGGATTCCGCTTACCAGCCGGAGGAAAAATTCTGGTGACTATCGCCGATGCCGACAAAGCTGAGGCTTTACCCTATTTACGTGAATTAGCCAACTTAGGTTACCGGTTGTATGCGACTTCCGGAACTTTGGCCATGTTATCGGCCCAAGGAATTCCTGCCACGCCTGTTTACAAAATTCGGGAACGACGACCCCATTTGGTGGATCTTATACACCAAGGCCAGTTTGATTTGGTCATCAATACCATTACCGTCGGCGGAGACCAGGAACGGGAAGGGTTTCTCATTCGCCGGACAGCCGTGGAACAAGGCATCTTGTGTTTCACCTCGCTGGATACGGTTCGCGCCGCTATTGAGGCCCTTAAAGGGCGTCAACGGCAAACATTTTCAGTGCATCCTTTGAACGAGTGGTTGCACGTAGGACAGGTGAGATAG
- the pyrR gene encoding bifunctional pyr operon transcriptional regulator/uracil phosphoribosyltransferase PyrR encodes MKQVALLMDEDAIRRALMRIAHEIVERNHGVHNVSLVGIRRRGVPLAERIAANLALIENETLQVGILDIGLYRDDLAHRPFAPVNQTSIKSAMIDKRVVVLVDDVLYTGRTVRAALDALSDFGRPKAIQLAVLIDRGHRELPIRADYVGKNVPTARSERIHVEMQEIDGVDRVYVEKVPMVEGEE; translated from the coding sequence ATGAAACAGGTCGCCCTATTGATGGACGAAGATGCAATACGCCGCGCCCTAATGCGCATTGCTCACGAAATTGTGGAGCGCAATCATGGTGTGCACAATGTGAGTTTAGTCGGGATTCGCAGGCGGGGCGTGCCCCTAGCCGAGCGCATTGCCGCAAATTTGGCCTTGATAGAAAATGAAACACTGCAGGTGGGAATTCTCGACATCGGGTTGTACCGCGATGACTTGGCCCATCGGCCTTTTGCACCAGTGAATCAAACATCGATAAAAAGCGCCATGATCGATAAACGCGTGGTTGTATTAGTCGACGATGTGCTTTATACCGGACGTACGGTGCGTGCTGCGCTTGATGCGTTATCAGATTTTGGGCGGCCTAAAGCTATTCAATTAGCGGTCTTAATTGATCGGGGACATCGTGAACTGCCCATTCGAGCGGATTATGTGGGGAAAAATGTGCCTACCGCCCGCTCGGAGCGCATCCATGTGGAAATGCAGGAAATTGACGGGGTTGATCGCGTATATGTGGAAAAAGTTCCCATGGTAGAAGGAGAGGAATAA
- a CDS encoding mechanosensitive ion channel family protein, producing the protein MAEHNGDLKRLWRKTGILIIALLIIGILLAILVDQAKGPLHIVPKSIAGPIKALIVLMIGGAISYLLERYLFQLTSRTLGAKSTTSLRFIIRLLLLFAVILSVLAAFGVGLSSVVFGGAFVTAIIGLAGQTMFGNLIAGIALIIFHPFEVGDRVNIVSSQYPVIWPTFPHEATKPAYSGVVIDITLMYTSVLTDNGPVLAFPNGIIIQAAVENLSRTTRRAIRIRFDVDINLDPHKLLPQAEKMLQTLGYSGVHPQIIDVTPSTYSLLIVVDAHSNADDEIRHRIFSHLVPIIQKYKHELAINPDAQGEDGDVKKSESKA; encoded by the coding sequence ATGGCTGAACATAACGGCGATCTCAAACGACTTTGGCGCAAAACTGGCATTTTAATCATAGCCTTGTTAATTATCGGCATCTTATTAGCCATTTTAGTTGATCAAGCCAAAGGACCGTTACATATTGTTCCCAAATCGATTGCTGGACCAATCAAAGCACTTATCGTATTAATGATTGGTGGCGCCATTTCTTACTTGTTGGAACGTTATCTTTTTCAATTGACTTCACGTACTTTGGGCGCCAAAAGTACAACCTCGTTGCGTTTCATTATTCGTTTACTGCTACTGTTTGCCGTAATTTTGTCGGTTCTGGCCGCATTTGGTGTTGGGCTCTCTTCCGTAGTGTTTGGTGGAGCGTTTGTGACAGCAATTATTGGCCTAGCTGGACAGACGATGTTCGGCAATCTCATTGCCGGTATCGCATTAATTATTTTTCATCCTTTTGAAGTAGGAGATCGGGTCAACATTGTTTCCTCGCAATATCCTGTCATATGGCCCACCTTTCCCCATGAAGCGACGAAACCAGCTTATTCTGGAGTGGTCATCGACATTACTCTTATGTATACGTCTGTCTTAACCGATAATGGGCCTGTCCTCGCGTTTCCTAATGGCATCATCATTCAAGCCGCTGTTGAAAACCTATCAAGAACAACACGACGAGCTATCCGAATCCGTTTTGACGTAGACATCAATTTGGATCCTCACAAATTGCTTCCACAGGCGGAAAAAATGCTTCAAACTCTAGGCTATTCAGGAGTTCATCCTCAGATTATCGATGTTACCCCTTCTACATATTCTCTCTTAATTGTTGTTGACGCGCACTCGAACGCCGATGACGAAATTCGGCATCGAATTTTCAGCCATCTGGTTCCCATTATTCAAAAATATAAACACGAACTTGCAATAAATCCTGATGCACAGGGTGAGGACGGTGATGTAAAGAAGTCAGAGAGCAAGGCCTAA
- a CDS encoding dihydroorotase — translation MTNKDETCWQIQNVRVIDPFRGIDSVEDVFVVNGHIAERTEAAGCQVINARGLWLVPRLTDMHVHFRDPGLEYKEDLFSGSQAAAAGGFTVVCTMPNTRPVVDIPSLIHWQITRGKEIGLVHILPIGAISKGQQGLELADLYQMAEAGAVGFSDDGHPLVDSRIMRAALSYSRTLGRPIIQHAEDPLLAAGGVMHEGSISHQLGLAGAPDEAESVMVWRDVELAGLTGGILHVAHISSPGSLEALDYAKRRGLRVSAEVAPHHLFLTDEAVREWNYNPVTKVNPPLRPDTTRQLLIQAVIKGLITVIASDHAPHHEDEKNQSYKDAPFGISGLETFVGTIFRVFLDAGLLDPLHLFRLITVGPQEVLGLDYPGLIPGASADFTLIDPQMTWTVDGQQFYSRGKNTPLQGTKLKGRPIATMLEGRFTMRDQEVLV, via the coding sequence ATGACGAATAAGGATGAAACGTGTTGGCAGATACAAAATGTACGCGTGATTGATCCGTTCCGCGGCATTGATAGTGTGGAAGACGTGTTTGTTGTTAATGGCCACATTGCAGAACGCACGGAAGCCGCAGGTTGTCAGGTTATCAATGCTCGAGGATTATGGTTGGTTCCACGGCTTACGGATATGCATGTTCATTTCCGTGATCCGGGTTTGGAATATAAAGAAGACTTATTCTCCGGAAGTCAGGCTGCGGCAGCTGGTGGATTTACAGTGGTGTGCACCATGCCCAATACACGTCCCGTTGTTGACATTCCCAGTTTGATTCATTGGCAAATAACCCGGGGTAAGGAAATTGGTTTAGTGCATATCCTGCCAATTGGCGCGATTTCCAAAGGTCAACAAGGGTTAGAATTGGCTGATCTCTATCAGATGGCGGAAGCTGGGGCCGTGGGTTTTTCTGATGATGGTCATCCTCTTGTGGATAGTCGCATTATGCGTGCAGCCTTGAGTTATTCGCGGACGTTAGGACGCCCCATCATTCAGCATGCCGAAGATCCTTTGTTGGCTGCAGGTGGTGTCATGCATGAGGGAAGTATTTCTCATCAACTTGGTCTAGCGGGGGCACCTGATGAAGCGGAATCGGTGATGGTATGGCGTGATGTCGAATTAGCTGGGTTGACCGGGGGCATCTTACATGTGGCGCATATTTCCTCGCCGGGTTCATTGGAAGCGTTAGACTATGCTAAGCGCCGTGGGTTGCGAGTGAGCGCTGAAGTGGCACCGCATCATTTATTTTTGACCGATGAGGCGGTACGTGAATGGAATTATAATCCGGTGACCAAAGTGAATCCGCCTTTACGGCCGGACACGACCCGGCAGTTATTAATTCAAGCGGTAATAAAAGGGCTTATTACTGTGATTGCGTCCGATCATGCTCCCCATCATGAGGACGAAAAGAACCAGTCGTATAAAGATGCGCCATTTGGCATTAGCGGCTTAGAAACCTTTGTGGGAACGATCTTCCGAGTGTTTTTGGACGCGGGGCTACTCGACCCCTTGCATCTCTTTCGACTTATCACCGTAGGCCCTCAAGAAGTGTTAGGTCTTGATTATCCAGGCCTCATTCCCGGGGCGTCAGCGGACTTCACCTTGATTGATCCGCAAATGACGTGGACTGTCGACGGACAACAATTTTATTCCCGAGGGAAAAATACGCCTTTACAAGGGACAAAACTTAAAGGGCGTCCAATCGCCACGATGCTAGAGGGTCGATTTACCATGCGGGATCAGGAGGTGCTGGTGTGA